In Alteromonas naphthalenivorans, one DNA window encodes the following:
- the pgm gene encoding phosphoglucomutase (alpha-D-glucose-1,6-bisphosphate-dependent) codes for MALHPQAGKPAAPEQLINVAQLVSQYYSYKPDAAAPTEAVSFGTSGHRGSASNYTFTDTHISAICQALVEYREAEGITGPLFIGKDTHALSEPAMITAIEVLSANGVDVVIQRSDNESLGYTPTPVISRTIIRYNRENTAAKSDGVVITPSHNPPEDGGFKYNPPHGGPADSDVTTKIQNRANALIAEGNKDVKRIDIRSVRAQKLVREEDFMEPYIDDLAQVIDMQAIAKAGLKLGTDPLGGAGIGYWSRIADKYGLDITVVNPAVDPQFGFMRRDKDGKLRMDCSSAFAMAGLIELKDDFDLAWGNDPDFDRHGIVCKSAGLMNPNHYLAVAIQYLYTHRPEWPASLKIGKTLVSSSMIDRVANSLDKPLAEMPVGFKWFVEGLSTGEIGFAGEESAGGIFLQRNGETWATDKDGFILCLLAAEILAVTKKDPGEHYQALTEQFSSPVYNRVDVAATLEQKQKLSAMDASVVTSDTLAGEPITAVQTHAPGNNAAIGGVKVSTENGWFAARPSGTEQIYKIYAESFKGETHLQELIKEAEALVGKIIK; via the coding sequence ATGGCTTTACATCCGCAGGCTGGTAAGCCAGCTGCACCTGAACAACTGATTAATGTGGCACAACTTGTTAGCCAGTATTACAGCTACAAACCAGACGCCGCTGCCCCAACTGAAGCAGTAAGTTTTGGTACTTCAGGGCACAGAGGATCGGCGTCGAACTATACTTTTACCGATACCCATATTAGTGCAATCTGCCAAGCACTGGTTGAATATCGTGAAGCAGAAGGTATTACCGGGCCGCTATTTATAGGTAAAGACACCCATGCATTGTCTGAACCTGCCATGATCACCGCTATCGAAGTACTCAGTGCCAACGGTGTTGATGTGGTTATCCAGCGAAGCGACAATGAAAGCTTAGGTTATACCCCCACGCCGGTAATTTCTCGCACTATCATTCGTTATAACCGTGAAAATACGGCGGCGAAGTCTGACGGGGTAGTCATAACCCCATCACACAACCCACCTGAAGATGGAGGTTTTAAATATAATCCTCCTCATGGTGGCCCAGCTGATAGCGACGTTACGACCAAAATTCAAAATCGTGCGAACGCGCTTATTGCCGAAGGCAATAAAGATGTTAAACGCATCGATATCCGCTCCGTAAGAGCCCAGAAGTTAGTTCGCGAAGAAGATTTCATGGAACCTTATATTGATGACCTAGCACAGGTTATTGATATGCAGGCCATCGCAAAAGCGGGATTAAAACTCGGTACAGACCCCCTTGGTGGTGCAGGTATCGGTTATTGGTCTCGTATTGCAGATAAATATGGATTGGACATCACGGTTGTAAACCCTGCTGTCGACCCTCAGTTTGGATTCATGCGCCGCGATAAAGACGGCAAGTTACGCATGGACTGTTCAAGTGCTTTCGCCATGGCGGGCTTAATCGAATTAAAAGATGATTTCGACCTTGCATGGGGCAACGATCCAGATTTCGATCGCCACGGTATCGTATGCAAAAGTGCTGGCTTGATGAACCCCAATCATTATCTTGCGGTGGCTATTCAGTATTTATATACCCACAGACCCGAGTGGCCAGCATCACTTAAAATCGGTAAAACACTGGTTTCAAGCAGCATGATTGATCGCGTAGCGAATAGCTTAGACAAACCCCTTGCTGAAATGCCAGTAGGCTTCAAATGGTTTGTAGAGGGTTTATCTACCGGTGAAATTGGTTTTGCAGGTGAAGAAAGTGCTGGTGGTATTTTCCTACAGCGAAATGGCGAAACGTGGGCTACCGATAAAGACGGCTTTATCCTGTGTTTATTAGCTGCTGAAATTCTTGCGGTGACTAAGAAAGATCCAGGCGAACACTATCAGGCATTAACTGAGCAATTTTCATCGCCGGTTTATAACCGTGTAGATGTGGCTGCTACCTTAGAGCAAAAGCAGAAGTTATCTGCTATGGATGCTTCGGTAGTCACCAGTGATACTCTAGCTGGTGAGCCCATTACCGCCGTGCAAACCCACGCCCCAGGTAATAATGCCGCTATTGGTGGTGTAAAGGTTTCCACAGAAAATGGTTGGTTTGCAGCACGCCCTTCAGGGACTGAACAAATCTACAAAATTTATGCA